In Bos indicus x Bos taurus breed Angus x Brahman F1 hybrid chromosome 1, Bos_hybrid_MaternalHap_v2.0, whole genome shotgun sequence, a single window of DNA contains:
- the SAMD7 gene encoding sterile alpha motif domain-containing protein 7: protein MAMNPLLPASGQQRIPVIPSPFEPPSVDRDLLPPTVAPADPRQFCIPSQFGSSALANANTPNLLSNRVYSGWGILPPESVKAMARRNEMIQRQHTARMEMEMHAIYQQRRIEKVNSKGLAGLGIPFIYGSSIPVGPATYHGRGTLPASDLHLHRSTLRNLQGNPMIVATGPRFTDNWGQKCRRLRRGTGSQKVLDSDTESSKSQVEEKPLGQAHAVLYEENEYTKDPEMEALDNHTLGETSGKPTTALADTCGELEPSHRKPWGAQGTPLEEKAWDEGKEKPSEHGLAACGEKNGVYPPARRSSQPGTHVLLTTKENLSLNEDIQKWTVNDVYNFISGLPGCSDYAQVFKDHAIDGETLPLLTEEHLRSAMGLKLGPALKIQSQVSQHVESMFYKKSLSFPTHTKQAFNQPTDTNPLLDFNSWSDTLDIPCSQNMIVPKGTE from the exons ATGGCCATGAACCCTTTACTGCCAGCATCAGGGCAGCAGAGAATTCCAGTGATTCCCTCACCATTTGAACCTCCAAGTGTGGATAG AGATTTATTGCCTCCTACTGTAGCACCAGCTGACCCAAGACAGTTTTGTATTCCTTCCCAGTTTGGATCTTCAGCTCTAGCAAATGCAAATACGCCAAACTTGCTGTCCAATCGTGTCTATTCAG GTTGGGGCATTTTGCCACCTGAATCCGTAAAGGCAATGgctagaagaaatgaaatgattcAAAGGCAGCATACTGCCAG gatgGAAATGGAAATGCATGCCATTTACCAGCAAAGGAGAATAGAAAAAGTTAATTCTAAAGGACTAGCAGGCCTAGGGATCCCATTCATTTATGGCTCCAGTATCCCTGTGGGCCCAGCCACCTACCATGGCAGGGGCACGCTCCCAGCCAGTGACCTGCACCTTCACAGAAGCACCCTGAGAAACCTTCAGGGAAACCCCATGATAGTGGCAACTGGTCCACGCTTTACAGACAACTGGGGGCAAAAATGTCGTCGTCTCAGGAGAGGTACCGGGAGTCAGAAAGTTCTAGACAGTGACACTGAGAGTTCTAAAAGTCAAGTAGAAGAGAAGCCCCTAGGCCAAGCCCATGCAGTTCTCTATGAAGAGAACGAGTATACAAAAGACCCAGAAATGGAGGCTCTGGACAATCACACGTTGGGTGAAACCAGTGGAAAGCCAACTACAGCTCTTGCTGACACCTGTGGAGAGCTGGAGCCCAGCCACAGAAAGCCCTGGGGAGCTCAGGGAACTCCCCTGGAAGAAAAGGCTTGGGACGAGGGGAAGGAGAAGCCCTCCGAGCATGGTTTGGCAGCCTGTGGAGAAAAGAATGGGGTGTACCCCCCAGCTCGACGATCATCTCAGCCAG GGACACACGTCTTGCTTACAACCAAGGAAAATCTATCTTTGAATGAAGACATTCAGAAATGGACCGTGAACGATGTGTACAACTTCATTAGCGGCCTTCCGGGTTGTTCAGACTATGCTCAG GTATTTAAAGATCATGCAATTGATGGAGAAACTTTGCCATTACTCACAGAGGAGCATCTTCGAAGTGCTATGGGATTAAAGTTGGGACCAGCACTGAAGATTCAATCACAG GTATCTCAACATGTGGAAAGTATGTTCTACAAGAAAAGTCTTTCATTTCCTACCCACACAAAACAAGCATTCAATCAACCAACAGATACAAACCCTCTTTTGGATTTTAACTCCTGGAGTGATACATTGGACATTCCTTGTTCCCAGAATATGATCGTTCCTAAAGGAACTGAGTGA